Proteins co-encoded in one Lynx canadensis isolate LIC74 chromosome C1, mLynCan4.pri.v2, whole genome shotgun sequence genomic window:
- the CEP85 gene encoding centrosomal protein of 85 kDa isoform X2 encodes MKVIVGIHWRRPSVGVRREVGVKVDPAPDYVCQEKKILFSKISTVYILQDKQCVEEASGEGPAQQGEGPKVEMESWQKECDSLRKIVEKQQQKMDQLRSQVQSLEQEVAQEEGASQALKEEAQRRETALQQLRTAVKELSVQNQDLIEKNLTLQEHLRQAQPGSPSSPDTAQLAFELHQELASCLQDLQAVCSIVTQRAQGHDPNLSLLLGIHSAQHPGIQLDLQKPDVIRRKLEEVQQLRRDIEDLRTTMSDRYAQDMGENCVTQ; translated from the exons ATGAAAGTGATTGTGGGGATCCATTGGAGGAGACCTTCGGTTGGAGTCAGAAGAGAGGTTGGGGTCAAAGTTGACCCTGCCCCAGACTATGTGtgccaagaaaaaaagattttgttttccaaaatttctacagTATACAT CCTGCAAGATAAGCAGTGTGTGGAGGAGGCCAGTGGAGAAGGTCCAGCCCAACAGGGAGAAGGTCCAAAAGTGGAAATGGAGTCCTGGCAGAAAGAATGTGATTCCCTCCGAAAG ATTGTGGAGAAGCAACAACAGAAGATGGATCAGCTGCGTTCACAAGTACAG AGCCTAGAGCAGGAGGTGGCTCAGGAAGAAGGAGCAAGCCAGGCCCTGAAAGAGGAGGCCCAGCGGAGGGAGACAGCCCTGCAGCAGCTTCGCACAGCCGTGAAAGAG CTTTCAGTACAGAACCAGGACCTGATCGAGAAGAATCTGACACTCCAGGAACACCTGCGTCAAGCCCAACCAGGGTCTCCATCTTCACCAGATACAGCCCAGCTGGCATTTGAACTGCACCAGGAGTTGGCCAGTTGCCTTCAAGATCTGCAGGCTGTCTGTAGCATTGTGACCCAGAGGGCCCAGGGCCATGACCCCaatctctccctgctcctgggcATTCACT CTGCACAGCACCCAGGGATTCAACTAGATTTGCAGAAGCCAGATGTGATCAGGAGGAAACTAGAAGAGGTTCAACAGCTGCGCCGTGACATCGAGGACTTAAGGACCACCATGTCAGACAGATATGCCCAGGATATGGGAGAAAACTGTGTCACTCAGTGA
- the SH3BGRL3 gene encoding SH3 domain-binding glutamic acid-rich-like protein 3 → MSGLRVYSTSVTGSREIKSQQSEVTRILDGKRIQYQLVDISQDNALRDEMRALAGNPKATPPQIVNGDQYCGDYELFVEAVEQNTLQEFLKLA, encoded by the exons ATGAGCGGCCTGCGCGTCTACAGCACGTCGGTCACCGGCTCCCGCGAA ATCAAGTCCCAGCAGAGCGAGGTGACCCGCATCCTGGATGGGAAGCGCATCCAGTACCAGCTAGTGGACATCTCCCAGGACAACGCCCTGCGGGATGAGATGCGAGCCTTGGCGGGCAACCCCaaggccaccccaccccagatTGTCAACGGGGACCAGTATTGTGGG GACTATGAGCTTTTCGTGGAGGCTGTGGAACAAAACACACTGCAGGAGTTCCTGAAACTGGCCTGA